The Brenneria rubrifaciens genome has a window encoding:
- the ubiG gene encoding bifunctional 2-polyprenyl-6-hydroxyphenol methylase/3-demethylubiquinol 3-O-methyltransferase UbiG — translation MNAENQNPNVDHQEIAKFEAIASRWWDLEGEFKPLHRINPLRLDYIAQRADGLFGKKVLDVGCGGGILAESMAREGADVTGLDMGAEPLQVARLHALESAVTVDYVQETVEAHAQSHAGEYDVVTCMEMLEHVPDPQSVVEACARLVKPGGHVFFSTINRNAKAWMMLIIGAEYILKMLPRGTHDIKKFIRPAELIGWIDATPLREKHITGLHYNPLTDHFKLGPNVDVNYMLHAYAPGLAD, via the coding sequence ATGAACGCTGAAAATCAAAACCCAAACGTCGACCATCAGGAAATCGCCAAATTCGAGGCGATCGCGTCCCGCTGGTGGGATTTGGAGGGCGAATTTAAACCGCTACACCGCATCAACCCGCTGCGGCTGGACTACATCGCCCAGCGCGCTGACGGGCTTTTTGGTAAAAAAGTGCTGGATGTCGGCTGTGGCGGCGGCATTCTGGCCGAGAGTATGGCGCGCGAAGGCGCAGACGTGACCGGTCTGGATATGGGGGCGGAACCCTTGCAGGTTGCTCGTTTGCACGCGCTGGAAAGCGCGGTGACGGTGGATTATGTTCAGGAAACCGTCGAGGCGCATGCTCAGTCGCACGCGGGTGAATACGATGTCGTCACCTGTATGGAAATGCTGGAGCATGTTCCCGATCCGCAGTCTGTCGTTGAGGCCTGCGCCAGACTGGTCAAACCGGGCGGCCACGTCTTTTTCTCCACCATTAACCGCAACGCCAAAGCATGGATGATGTTGATAATTGGCGCGGAATATATTCTGAAAATGTTGCCGCGCGGCACGCATGATATTAAAAAGTTCATCCGGCCAGCCGAACTGATTGGCTGGATTGATGCCACCCCGCTGCGCGAGAAACATATCACCGGGCTGCACTACAATCCGCTGACGGATCACTTTAAGCTCGGCCCGAATGTGGATGTAAATTATATGTTACATGCATACGCGCCCGGCCTGGCGGATTAA
- the gyrA gene encoding DNA topoisomerase (ATP-hydrolyzing) subunit A → MSDLAREITPVNIEEELKSSYLDYAMSVIVGRALPDVRDGLKPVHRRVLYAMSVLGNDWNKPYKKSARVVGDVIGKYHPHGDSAVYETIVRMAQPFSLRYMLVDGQGNFGSIDGDSAAAMRYTEIRMSKIAHELLADLEKDTVDFVPNYDGTEQIPDVMPTRIPNLLVNGSSGIAVGMATNIPPHNLTEVVNGCLAYIDDENISLEGLMEHIKGPDFPTAAIINGRRGIEEAYRTGRGKIYIRARAEVETDDKTGRETIIVHEIPYQVNKARLIEKIAELVKDKRVEGISALRDESDKDGMRIVIEVKRDAVGEVVLNNLYSQTQLQTSFGINMVALHQGQPRIMPLKDILAAFVRHRREVVTRRTIFELRKARDRAHILEGLAVALANIDPIIELIRRAPSPSEAKAALIAQSWALGTVSAMLERAGDDAARPEWLEPEFGIREGRYYLTEQQAQAILDLRLQKLTGLEHEKLLDEYKELLTQIAGLLYILESPERLMEVIREELEAIRTQYSDERRTEITANTADINIEDLINEENVVVTLSHQGYVKYQPLNDYEAQRRGGRGKSAARIKEEDFIDRLLVANTHDTILCFSSRGRLYWMKVYQLPEASRGARGRPIVNLLPLEPDERITAILPVREYEEGRHVFMATASGTVKKTALTEFSRPRSAGIIAVNLNDGDELIGVDLTDGKNEVMLFSAEGKVVRFSEAAVRSMGRTATGVRGISLQGEDRVVSLIIPRGEGDILTVTQNGFGKRTAVSEYPTKSRATKGVISIKVSERNGKVVGAVQVDAADQIMMITDAGTLVRTRVSEVSIVGRNTQGVTLIRTAEDEHVVGLQRVAEPVEDEELDGVVNVEGEIAEDEDAAGDIDTDDDDVAEDEE, encoded by the coding sequence ATGAGCGACCTTGCCAGAGAAATCACACCGGTCAACATTGAAGAAGAGCTGAAAAGCTCGTATTTGGACTATGCCATGTCCGTTATTGTCGGGCGTGCGTTACCAGATGTTCGTGACGGACTAAAACCGGTACACCGTCGCGTGCTGTATGCGATGAGCGTATTGGGGAACGACTGGAACAAACCGTACAAAAAATCAGCTCGCGTTGTTGGGGACGTGATCGGTAAATATCATCCACACGGCGACTCAGCCGTTTATGAAACCATCGTGCGTATGGCGCAGCCTTTTTCACTGCGCTACATGCTGGTTGACGGTCAGGGCAACTTTGGTTCGATTGACGGCGACTCCGCAGCGGCAATGCGTTACACCGAAATACGCATGTCGAAGATTGCCCATGAACTGCTGGCCGATCTGGAAAAAGATACGGTTGATTTTGTGCCGAACTATGATGGCACGGAGCAGATCCCAGACGTCATGCCTACCCGTATTCCCAACTTGTTGGTCAACGGATCTTCCGGTATTGCTGTCGGCATGGCGACCAACATTCCTCCTCATAATCTGACAGAAGTGGTGAATGGCTGTCTCGCCTATATCGACGATGAAAATATCAGTCTCGAAGGCTTGATGGAGCACATTAAGGGGCCTGATTTCCCGACTGCCGCCATCATCAACGGCAGACGAGGCATTGAAGAGGCGTACCGCACAGGACGCGGCAAGATTTATATTCGCGCCCGCGCCGAAGTGGAAACCGACGATAAAACCGGTCGTGAAACCATTATCGTGCATGAAATCCCTTATCAGGTGAACAAGGCGCGCCTGATTGAGAAGATTGCCGAACTGGTAAAGGATAAGCGTGTTGAAGGCATCAGCGCGCTGCGTGACGAATCTGATAAAGACGGTATGCGCATTGTCATCGAGGTCAAGCGTGACGCCGTAGGCGAAGTGGTTCTGAACAATCTTTATTCGCAGACGCAGCTACAAACCTCTTTCGGCATTAATATGGTGGCGCTGCATCAGGGCCAGCCAAGGATCATGCCGCTGAAAGATATTCTGGCGGCTTTTGTGCGCCACCGCCGTGAAGTGGTGACTCGCCGGACTATTTTTGAACTGCGTAAAGCCCGCGATCGCGCCCACATTTTGGAAGGTCTGGCGGTCGCGCTGGCGAATATCGATCCGATTATCGAATTGATTCGCCGCGCCCCATCGCCGTCAGAAGCGAAAGCCGCATTAATCGCGCAGTCATGGGCGCTGGGTACGGTATCGGCCATGCTGGAGCGCGCGGGTGACGACGCCGCGCGCCCTGAGTGGCTGGAGCCGGAATTCGGTATCCGCGAGGGGCGTTATTATCTGACCGAGCAGCAGGCTCAGGCGATTCTGGATCTGCGTTTGCAGAAACTGACCGGCCTTGAGCATGAAAAACTGCTGGATGAGTACAAAGAGCTGCTGACGCAGATCGCCGGGTTGCTTTATATTCTGGAGAGCCCTGAGCGCCTGATGGAAGTGATTCGTGAAGAGCTGGAAGCGATCAGAACGCAATACAGCGATGAACGCCGCACGGAGATCACCGCTAACACGGCCGACATCAACATTGAAGATCTGATCAACGAAGAAAATGTGGTAGTGACGCTGTCCCATCAGGGGTATGTGAAATATCAGCCGCTGAATGACTATGAAGCTCAGCGTCGTGGCGGACGCGGCAAGTCCGCCGCCCGCATCAAAGAAGAAGATTTCATCGACCGCCTGCTGGTGGCCAACACCCACGATACCATCCTCTGCTTCTCCAGCCGTGGCCGTTTGTACTGGATGAAGGTGTATCAACTGCCGGAAGCCAGCCGCGGCGCCCGCGGCCGTCCCATCGTCAACCTGCTGCCGCTCGAACCGGATGAGCGCATTACGGCGATTTTGCCGGTGCGCGAATACGAAGAAGGACGCCACGTGTTTATGGCGACCGCCAGCGGGACGGTGAAGAAAACCGCATTGACGGAGTTCAGTCGTCCGCGCAGCGCCGGTATTATCGCCGTCAATCTGAATGACGGCGATGAACTGATCGGCGTCGATCTGACAGACGGCAAAAATGAAGTGATGCTGTTCTCAGCGGAAGGCAAAGTGGTGCGTTTCTCCGAAGCGGCGGTGCGCTCCATGGGCCGGACGGCGACCGGGGTGCGCGGCATCAGTCTGCAAGGGGAAGATCGCGTGGTTTCGCTGATTATTCCTCGCGGCGAAGGCGATATCCTGACCGTGACGCAAAATGGTTTTGGCAAACGTACTGCCGTCAGCGAGTACCCGACCAAATCCCGCGCCACAAAAGGGGTTATCTCCATTAAGGTGAGCGAGCGCAATGGTAAAGTGGTGGGCGCCGTTCAGGTTGACGCCGCCGATCAGATTATGATGATCACCGATGCCGGTACGCTGGTGCGTACGCGCGTGTCTGAAGTCAGTATCGTAGGCCGTAATACCCAGGGCGTGACGTTGATCCGTACGGCGGAAGATGAGCATGTCGTGGGCCTGCAACGTGTCGCTGAACCGGTGGAAGATGAAGAGTTGGATGGCGTCGTAAACGTTGAAGGTGAAATTGCCGAAGACGAAGACGCGGCGGGCGACATCGACACCGATGATGATGACGTAGCGGAAGACGAAGAATAA
- the rcsC gene encoding two-component system sensor histidine kinase RcsC, producing MKYLASFHTTLKVSRYLFRVLAIMLWVLGALISVFYISKVLNEKESELRQEYNLSFDQSQGYIRHAADIVRELKYLAANRLTGAAEKSVPPLDKDAGLSVYPLSPGANCAINYGDNSYALASLNDFFNGWRENFSAVYDLNRVFFVGADEQCMVDFGIRNQSLDRDNLLKNVQNRFQEQKNTIQASVRDETIYWLTPAQVSDVGYLYALTPIYVGNKLEVIMGIEQTIRLEDFVASSKFPVGAQLINQYNQSVLQFSEGKGHYVPSASTNPVDQNYFGYVNGYDEIILKKSLPPTSFSIIYSLPVKVLLSSISALIINMALLNTLSAILLFVLAWIFERKMLLPAEVNAFQLEENEQFNRKIVASAPVGICILRINDGTNILSNELAHNYLNLLTHEDRLRITRIICEQQSKYVDVMTSRNHHLQISFVHSRYRNENVAICVLLDVSTRVKMEESLQEMANAAEQASQSKSMFLATVSHELRTPLYGIIGNLDLLQTKALPKDANRLVVAMNNSSALLLKIISDILDFSKIESEQLKIEPRDFAPHEVISHITSNYLPLVVKKHLTLYCFIDPNVPISLSGDPVRLQQVLSNLLSNAIKFTDTGCIIFQVGCRDGYLEFLVRDTGVGIQSREAAKLFDPFFQAGSGVQRHFQGTGLGLAICEKLVNLMDGDISIESEPGLGSQFGIRIPLYKARYVPVSINASLQGKMCWLMVRNSRLESYLLAFLQEHGLRASRHQRQIVGSDDVIISDYDIPDSFDARARIVISGSHTESAQEISQGHWLLSTSMPQYLPDLLEIIYRMETEDISSAALSTPLTNYNRTENGDILVLVVDDHPINRRLLADQLGSLGYRAMTANDGVDALNVLGKNSVDIVLTDVNMPNMDGYCLTQCMREQGRRFPVIGVTANALAEERQRCLQAGMDNCLSKPVTLDTLQQTLSHYSGVVRQSRVS from the coding sequence TTGAAATATCTCGCCTCGTTTCATACGACACTGAAAGTTTCCCGTTATTTGTTTCGGGTGCTGGCAATTATGCTATGGGTGCTTGGCGCGCTGATATCCGTGTTTTATATCAGTAAGGTATTGAACGAAAAAGAATCCGAACTGCGTCAGGAATATAACCTCAGTTTCGACCAGTCTCAGGGATATATTCGCCATGCCGCTGATATTGTCCGTGAGCTTAAATATCTGGCGGCCAACCGTCTGACGGGCGCGGCAGAAAAATCCGTCCCCCCGCTCGATAAAGACGCCGGTCTGTCTGTTTATCCGCTTTCGCCCGGCGCCAATTGCGCCATAAACTATGGGGATAATAGTTATGCGCTGGCCTCATTAAATGATTTTTTTAATGGCTGGCGGGAAAACTTCTCAGCCGTATACGATCTTAACCGGGTATTTTTTGTCGGTGCCGATGAGCAGTGCATGGTGGATTTCGGCATCCGCAATCAGTCACTGGATCGCGATAACCTGCTTAAAAATGTCCAAAATCGTTTTCAGGAACAGAAAAACACGATTCAGGCGTCGGTGCGAGACGAAACGATCTACTGGCTTACCCCCGCACAGGTATCCGACGTGGGATATTTGTATGCGCTGACCCCGATTTATGTAGGGAATAAGCTTGAAGTGATAATGGGGATTGAACAGACAATTCGTCTGGAGGATTTTGTGGCGTCCAGCAAATTCCCGGTCGGTGCGCAATTGATTAACCAATATAACCAGTCCGTTTTGCAATTTTCCGAAGGCAAAGGCCATTATGTCCCTTCCGCCAGCACAAACCCGGTAGACCAAAACTATTTCGGCTATGTGAACGGCTACGATGAAATCATTCTGAAAAAGAGCCTGCCTCCGACCTCATTCAGTATTATTTATTCGCTTCCTGTGAAGGTATTGCTGTCCTCTATTAGTGCGCTGATCATTAATATGGCGCTGCTCAATACGCTGTCGGCCATATTGTTATTTGTGCTGGCATGGATCTTTGAACGGAAAATGTTGTTGCCCGCGGAAGTGAATGCCTTCCAGCTAGAGGAAAATGAACAGTTCAACCGTAAAATCGTGGCGTCCGCGCCGGTGGGTATCTGTATTCTACGCATTAACGATGGCACAAATATTCTCAGTAACGAGCTGGCGCATAATTATTTGAATCTGCTGACCCATGAGGATCGATTGCGTATTACCCGCATTATTTGCGAACAGCAATCCAAATATGTCGATGTGATGACCAGCAGAAATCATCATTTGCAAATCAGCTTCGTACATTCCCGCTATCGCAATGAGAATGTGGCGATCTGTGTGCTGCTTGACGTCAGCACACGGGTGAAAATGGAGGAATCGTTACAGGAAATGGCCAATGCCGCTGAGCAGGCGAGCCAGTCAAAATCCATGTTCCTGGCGACGGTGAGCCATGAATTGCGCACACCGCTTTATGGCATCATCGGTAACCTGGATTTATTACAGACAAAAGCGTTGCCTAAGGACGCGAATCGTCTGGTCGTGGCAATGAACAACTCTTCGGCGCTGTTGTTGAAAATCATCAGCGATATTCTCGACTTTTCCAAGATTGAGTCCGAGCAGTTGAAAATTGAACCCCGCGATTTTGCGCCACACGAAGTGATTAGCCACATCACCAGTAACTATTTACCGCTGGTGGTGAAAAAGCATCTTACGTTGTACTGCTTTATCGATCCGAATGTTCCTATCAGTCTGTCTGGCGATCCGGTGCGTTTGCAGCAGGTGCTTTCCAATTTGCTGAGTAACGCCATCAAGTTCACCGATACGGGCTGTATTATTTTTCAGGTGGGCTGCCGGGACGGTTATCTGGAGTTTCTGGTTCGCGATACCGGGGTGGGGATTCAGTCGCGCGAAGCCGCGAAGCTGTTTGATCCATTCTTCCAGGCGGGCAGCGGCGTACAGCGGCATTTCCAGGGCACCGGCCTGGGGTTGGCGATCTGTGAAAAGCTGGTCAACCTGATGGACGGGGATATCTCGATCGAATCAGAGCCTGGGCTGGGTAGTCAGTTCGGCATCCGAATTCCGCTGTATAAAGCACGCTATGTTCCGGTGTCCATCAATGCCAGTCTGCAAGGGAAAATGTGCTGGCTGATGGTGCGTAATAGCCGGCTGGAGTCATATCTGCTCGCTTTTCTACAAGAGCATGGCCTGCGGGCTTCTCGTCATCAGCGACAGATCGTCGGCAGTGATGATGTGATTATCAGCGATTACGACATCCCTGACTCGTTCGACGCTCGGGCGCGGATCGTTATCAGCGGTTCACATACGGAGTCTGCGCAGGAAATCAGCCAGGGGCATTGGTTGCTAAGTACGTCCATGCCTCAGTATTTACCTGATTTACTTGAAATAATATATCGTATGGAGACGGAAGACATCTCATCCGCCGCACTTTCAACGCCGTTAACCAATTATAATCGCACCGAGAATGGCGATATCCTGGTTCTGGTGGTTGACGATCATCCGATAAACCGGCGGTTGCTGGCGGATCAGCTCGGTTCATTGGGTTATCGGGCTATGACGGCGAATGACGGGGTTGATGCGCTGAATGTGCTGGGTAAAAACAGTGTCGATATTGTGCTGACGGACGTCAACATGCCGAATATGGATGGCTATTGTTTGACGCAATGCATGCGGGAGCAAGGGCGGCGTTTCCCGGTCATTGGCGTGACGGCCAACGCATTGGCGGAAGAACGGCAGCGCTGTTTGCAGGCGGGAATGGATAACTGTTTATCAAAACCGGTCACGCTGGATACCCTGCAACAAACGCTGTCCCATTACAGCGGCGTGGTGCGTCAATCGAGAGTGTCCTGA
- the rcsB gene encoding response regulator transcription factor RcsB, giving the protein MSNLNVIIADDHPIVLFGIRKSLEQIEWVNVVGEFEDSTALINNLPKLDANVLITDLSMPGDKYGDGITLIKYIKRHFPHLSIIVLTMNNNPAILSAVLDLDIEGIVLKQGAPTDLPKALAALQKGKKFTPDSVSKVLEKISSSGYGDKRLSPKESEVLRLFAEGFLVTEIAKKLNRSIKTISSQKKSAMTKLGVDNDIALLNYLSSVNGGSSQTEKE; this is encoded by the coding sequence ATGAGTAACCTAAACGTAATTATTGCCGACGACCATCCTATTGTCCTTTTTGGCATCAGAAAGTCGCTAGAACAAATTGAATGGGTCAACGTCGTGGGTGAATTTGAAGATTCGACCGCATTGATCAATAACCTGCCCAAACTGGACGCCAACGTTTTAATTACCGATTTGTCCATGCCGGGTGATAAATATGGCGATGGTATTACCTTAATTAAATACATTAAACGTCATTTCCCCCATCTCTCCATTATTGTTCTCACCATGAATAATAACCCCGCCATTTTAAGTGCGGTTCTGGATCTGGATATTGAAGGGATCGTCCTGAAACAGGGCGCGCCGACCGATTTACCTAAAGCATTGGCCGCGCTGCAAAAAGGCAAAAAATTCACGCCGGATAGCGTCTCTAAAGTATTGGAGAAAATCAGTTCCAGCGGCTATGGCGACAAACGTCTGTCGCCGAAAGAAAGCGAAGTGTTGCGTCTCTTCGCCGAAGGCTTTCTGGTAACCGAAATTGCCAAGAAACTTAACCGCAGTATTAAAACCATCAGCAGCCAGAAGAAATCGGCGATGACCAAACTGGGCGTCGATAACGATATTGCCCTGCTGAACTACCTTTCTTCGGTGAACGGCGGCTCCTCACAAACAGAAAAAGAGTGA
- the rcsD gene encoding phosphotransferase RcsD: MPVIIMRYFALLTLLLCLVSGTFGYNYLSNWLTVKKLDLADLSQGIQKRIDTYRFFTYQIYGNLNNVPPVSDDNIKAINLMPNIFYVEKNGQKTDALIFGQHDISTLNAVRRISLSLDILWGAENNVYSMYYLNGVDNSLTMISTQTLKDISSQFRGSYITAIAEARRTEMLQQANVLDERESFSPIRKLRFYDDYYFTLRTTFNQPGHLATIIAFDLPINDLIPTTLSRENLLLRQDTPAANTLDTNDNSDDMSNVQLNGTLIEISSSLVNAPVKIVFQIPVKALLNDALSNNVWLLLFNLTLLIVTLSGFYLFRQKHVDPKDDDLSDQLINQLNIYRETIGRIPMGVLIYDFGSNKVIVQNEQAEHLLPHLSLQKVANMADEHQGVVQVTVNNEMFEIRQFRSQYATDYYLFLLLEQDKEILVSRKLQLVQREYEKNVQARKRLFRNLLNEFKQPLLSLHKNLETLHSAQDSGEQQQLTEQLIADTACAIELLDNIALQEKLDAQEWKLVNESFSPLAMLDNLLVEWLPRINQKGLCLFNHYQLDLNRTYKGDSELLKKTLSLLLNYSITNTEYGKITVSFTSDKNAPEKLIVQISDTGNGISGTEQDNLNHPFLNPTTADRFGQNSGLILFLCNQLCNKLGGKLMINSKPGLGTHYILTVKMTPETLPAEEEKLLDGMTVLLDITADEVRQIVSHLLTGWGANYLIGDERQINQEVDICITDDPERTADYSILLSGDDRTLIPLGSHRFRANYNISQLLLEALLTLIEQQLEAPTDSARAKDNHDDGFYASQLASSDYYSLFIETVPDDLKRLYTEKENGDFMSLSQTAHRLKGVFAMLNLHPGKQLCERLEQHITAHDSVQIENDLHEIEKFVCVLLSPIDFKVQVNGDRQYLDDHT; the protein is encoded by the coding sequence ATGCCGGTCATCATCATGCGTTATTTTGCCCTGCTCACCTTACTGCTGTGTCTCGTCAGCGGTACGTTTGGCTATAACTACCTCAGTAACTGGCTGACAGTAAAGAAGCTCGACCTGGCCGACCTGTCACAGGGCATTCAAAAGCGCATTGATACCTATCGTTTTTTTACCTACCAGATTTACGGCAATCTGAATAACGTTCCACCCGTCAGCGACGACAACATTAAAGCCATCAATCTGATGCCCAACATTTTTTACGTGGAAAAAAACGGCCAGAAAACCGATGCGCTGATATTCGGCCAGCATGATATATCAACGTTGAACGCCGTCCGCCGTATCTCACTCTCCCTGGATATTCTGTGGGGCGCGGAAAATAACGTTTACTCCATGTATTACCTGAACGGGGTGGATAATAGCCTGACGATGATTTCAACCCAGACGTTGAAGGATATCTCATCTCAGTTTCGCGGCAGCTATATTACGGCGATTGCCGAAGCCCGCCGCACGGAAATGCTGCAACAGGCCAACGTGCTGGATGAGCGGGAAAGTTTCTCACCGATCCGCAAGCTGCGTTTTTATGACGATTACTATTTTACGCTACGCACAACATTCAATCAGCCCGGTCATCTGGCTACCATTATCGCTTTTGATTTACCGATCAATGATTTGATTCCAACCACCCTATCACGCGAAAATCTCCTGTTGAGACAGGATACGCCAGCGGCCAACACGCTGGATACGAACGACAATAGCGATGATATGTCGAATGTCCAATTAAACGGAACGCTGATTGAGATATCGTCTTCGCTGGTGAACGCGCCGGTGAAAATTGTTTTTCAAATTCCAGTGAAAGCGCTGCTTAACGATGCCCTGAGCAATAATGTCTGGCTGCTATTATTCAATCTGACATTATTGATCGTCACCCTCTCCGGTTTTTATCTTTTCCGCCAGAAACATGTTGATCCAAAGGATGACGATCTTTCCGATCAGTTGATAAACCAGCTAAACATTTATCGTGAAACCATCGGCAGAATTCCGATGGGGGTACTGATTTACGATTTTGGCAGTAACAAAGTGATTGTTCAAAATGAGCAGGCAGAACATTTGCTACCGCATCTGAGTCTACAGAAAGTGGCTAACATGGCGGACGAGCATCAGGGGGTGGTTCAGGTAACGGTGAATAACGAGATGTTTGAGATTCGCCAATTCCGTAGCCAATATGCCACCGACTACTACCTGTTTCTGCTGCTTGAACAAGATAAAGAGATTCTGGTCAGCAGAAAGCTTCAGTTGGTGCAGCGTGAATATGAAAAAAATGTGCAGGCCAGAAAGCGTCTGTTCAGGAACCTGCTGAACGAATTCAAACAACCGCTACTGTCGCTGCATAAAAACCTGGAGACCCTTCACTCTGCCCAAGACAGCGGCGAGCAACAGCAATTAACCGAGCAGCTTATCGCGGATACCGCTTGCGCCATTGAACTGCTGGATAATATCGCTCTACAGGAAAAACTGGACGCTCAGGAGTGGAAACTCGTTAATGAAAGTTTTTCTCCGCTAGCCATGCTGGACAATTTATTGGTGGAATGGCTGCCCCGAATTAATCAGAAAGGGCTTTGCCTGTTCAATCACTACCAGTTGGATCTCAATCGAACCTATAAAGGCGATAGCGAGCTGCTGAAAAAGACTTTATCGCTGCTGCTGAATTATTCCATCACCAATACCGAGTACGGAAAAATTACCGTTTCGTTCACCAGCGACAAAAACGCGCCGGAAAAACTGATTGTGCAAATCAGCGATACCGGCAATGGCATCTCCGGCACCGAACAGGATAATCTCAATCATCCGTTCCTCAATCCGACCACGGCTGACCGCTTCGGACAAAATTCGGGATTAATCCTGTTTTTGTGTAATCAGTTGTGCAATAAACTTGGCGGCAAGTTAATGATTAACAGTAAGCCTGGGCTCGGGACACATTATATTTTAACGGTAAAAATGACGCCGGAAACCCTGCCGGCCGAGGAAGAAAAGCTGCTGGATGGCATGACGGTATTACTGGATATAACCGCCGACGAAGTGCGGCAAATCGTCAGCCATCTTCTCACCGGCTGGGGTGCCAATTATCTGATCGGTGATGAGCGGCAGATTAATCAGGAAGTGGACATTTGTATCACTGACGATCCAGAAAGAACTGCGGATTATTCTATATTGCTGAGCGGCGATGACCGGACATTAATTCCCCTGGGTTCTCACCGATTCAGGGCAAATTATAATATCAGCCAACTTTTGCTGGAGGCATTACTGACGTTGATTGAACAACAACTCGAAGCGCCAACCGATTCGGCGCGGGCGAAAGATAATCATGACGACGGGTTTTACGCCAGTCAATTGGCGTCAAGTGATTATTATTCTCTGTTTATTGAGACAGTACCCGATGATTTAAAGAGGCTGTATACTGAAAAGGAGAATGGCGATTTTATGTCACTTTCCCAAACGGCACATCGGCTGAAAGGCGTGTTTGCCATGTTAAACCTGCATCCTGGCAAACAGTTGTGTGAACGGCTTGAGCAGCATATTACTGCGCATGATAGCGTACAGATCGAGAATGACCTTCATGAGATTGAAAAATTTGTCTGTGTATTACTCTCTCCAATTGATTTCAAGGTGCAAGTAAACGGTGATCGACAATATCTCGATGATCACACATGA